From a region of the Pan paniscus chromosome 19, NHGRI_mPanPan1-v2.0_pri, whole genome shotgun sequence genome:
- the LOC117976484 gene encoding keratin-associated protein 4-7 isoform X2 translates to MVSSCCGSVCSDQGCGQDLCQETCCRPSCCETTCCRTTCCRPSCCVSSCCRPQCCQSVCCQPTCCRPSCCETTCCHPRCCISSCCRPSCCVSNCCKPQCCQSVCCQPTCCRPSCCRPCCCLRPVCGRVSCHTTCYRPTCVISTCPRPLCCASSCC, encoded by the exons ATGGTCAGCTCCTGTTGTGGCTCCGTGTGCTCTGACCAGGGCTGCGGCCAAGACCTCTGTCAGGAGACCTGCTGCCGCCCCAGCTGCTGTGAGACCACCTGCTGCAGGACCACCTGCTGCCGCCCCAGCTGCTGTGTGTCCAGCTGCTGCAG GCCCCAGTGCTGCCAGTCTGTGTGCTGCCAACCCACCTGCTGTCGCCCCAGCTGCTGTGAGACGACCTGCTGCCACCCTAGGTGCTGCATCTCCAGCTGCTGCCGCCCCAGCTGCTGTGTGTCCAACTGCTGCAAGCCCCAGTGCTGCCAGTCTGTGTGCTGCCAGCCCACCTGCTGCCGCCCCAGCTGCTGCCGCCCCTGCTGCTGCCTGCGTCCAGTCTGTGGCCGAGTCTCCTGCCACACCACTTGCTATCGCCCAACCTGTGTCATCTCCACCTGTCCCCGCCCCTTGTGCTGTGCCTCCTCTTGCTGCTGA
- the LOC117976484 gene encoding keratin-associated protein 4-9 isoform X1, producing the protein MVSSCCGSVCSDQGCGQDLCQETCCRPSCCETTCCRTTCCRPSCCVSSCCRPQCCQSVCCQPTCSRPSCCQTTCCRTTCYRPSCCVSSCCRPQCCQSVCCQPTCCRPSCCETTCCHPRCCISSCCRPSCCVSNCCKPQCCQSVCCQPTCCRPSCCRPCCCLRPVCGRVSCHTTCYRPTCVISTCPRPLCCASSCC; encoded by the coding sequence ATGGTCAGCTCCTGTTGTGGCTCCGTGTGCTCTGACCAGGGCTGCGGCCAAGACCTCTGTCAGGAGACCTGCTGCCGCCCCAGCTGCTGTGAGACCACCTGCTGCAGGACCACCTGCTGCCGCCCCAGCTGCTGTGTGTCCAGCTGCTGCAGGCCCCAGTGCTGCCAGTCTGTGTGCTGCCAACCCACTTGCTCCCGCCCCAGCTGCTGTCAGACCACCTGTTGCAGGACCACCTGCTACCGCCCCAGCTGTTGTGTGTCCAGCTGCTGCAGGCCCCAGTGCTGCCAGTCTGTGTGCTGCCAACCCACCTGCTGTCGCCCCAGCTGCTGTGAGACGACCTGCTGCCACCCTAGGTGCTGCATCTCCAGCTGCTGCCGCCCCAGCTGCTGTGTGTCCAACTGCTGCAAGCCCCAGTGCTGCCAGTCTGTGTGCTGCCAGCCCACCTGCTGCCGCCCCAGCTGCTGCCGCCCCTGCTGCTGCCTGCGTCCAGTCTGTGGCCGAGTCTCCTGCCACACCACTTGCTATCGCCCAACCTGTGTCATCTCCACCTGTCCCCGCCCCTTGTGCTGTGCCTCCTCTTGCTGCTGA
- the LOC100987545 gene encoding keratin-associated protein 2-1: MTGSCCGSTFSSLSYGGGCCQPCCCRDPCCCRPVTCQTTVCRPVTCVPRCTRPICEPCRRPVCCDPCSLQEGCCRPITCCPSSCTAVVCRPCCWATTCCQPVSVQSPCCRPPCGQPTPCSTTCRTSSC, encoded by the coding sequence atgaccggctccTGCTGCGGCTCCACCTTCTCCTCCCTGAGCTATGGGGGAGGCTGCTGCCAGCCCTGCTGCTGCCGCGACCCCTGCTGCTGCCGCCCCGTGACCTGCCAGACCACCGTGTGCCGCCCCGTGACCTGCGTGCCCCGCTGCACGCGCCCCATCTGCGAGCCCTGCCGCCGCCCGGTGTGCTGCGACCCCTGCTCCCTGCAGGAAGGCTGCTGCCGCCCCATCACCTGCTGCCCCTCGTCGTGCACGGCTGTGGTGTGCAGGCCCTGCTGCTGGGCCACCACCTGCTGCCAGCCTGTGTCTGTGCAGTCCCCCTGCTGCCGGCCCCCCTGCGGCCAGCCGACCCCTTGCAGCACCACCTGCAGGACCTCCTCCTGCTGA